A stretch of Microcoleus sp. FACHB-68 DNA encodes these proteins:
- a CDS encoding STAS domain-containing protein has product MSLTVKVVEPSGILDSTKANQFEQEISEIIEAGADIVLVDLKDVTFMDSSGLRVLVSAFKTVQAAKSKLAVCSVNHQVRMLFELASVDRFLDIFANREEFSNSLVSSDSSR; this is encoded by the coding sequence ATGAGCCTTACAGTTAAAGTTGTTGAACCTTCCGGAATTTTAGATAGTACGAAAGCCAATCAATTTGAGCAAGAAATTAGCGAGATAATTGAAGCCGGCGCTGATATTGTGTTGGTTGATTTAAAGGATGTAACCTTTATGGATAGCTCAGGCTTAAGAGTTTTAGTATCCGCTTTTAAAACGGTTCAAGCTGCTAAAAGCAAACTAGCTGTCTGCTCCGTTAACCATCAGGTAAGAATGTTATTTGAGCTAGCAAGCGTTGATAGATTCCTTGATATTTTTGCCAATCGTGAGGAATTTAGCAACTCTTTAGTCTCATCCGACTCATCACGTTGA
- a CDS encoding metallophosphoesterase, producing MHRLLTGPLRVENLTVAIPNLPARLQGIKLAQLSDFHYDGGRLSDALLEEALAVTNQAEPELILLTGDYVTKKPEPIHKLVLRLKHLQSRAGIYAILGNHDLKYQHSKTEITQALTQIGIGVLWNEIVYPLGPELALVGLADFWSGEFNPKPVFTLLDQMTPRIVLSHNPDTALPLQKWRVDLQLSGHTHGGQIVLPKIGPVAAFLKPMRRATPKPLRRWIPYLSGNCYKVVEHWEWAAGFYQLGNNQLYVNRGLGSYRPGRLFCPPEVTLITLVNSPSCSLDEFQKPTLLGKVL from the coding sequence ATGCATCGGCTATTAACTGGCCCATTGCGGGTAGAAAATTTAACCGTTGCGATCCCCAACTTGCCGGCACGTCTCCAAGGGATAAAGCTCGCGCAGTTGTCGGACTTCCACTACGATGGAGGCAGGCTGTCTGACGCCCTTTTAGAAGAAGCCCTCGCCGTTACCAATCAGGCAGAACCAGAACTCATCCTGCTCACTGGCGACTATGTAACGAAGAAGCCAGAACCCATTCACAAGCTCGTGCTGCGCCTTAAACATCTGCAAAGCCGCGCCGGCATTTATGCGATTTTAGGCAACCACGACCTCAAATATCAGCACTCGAAAACCGAAATTACCCAAGCTTTAACTCAAATCGGTATTGGCGTATTGTGGAACGAAATTGTCTATCCCTTAGGGCCAGAATTAGCCCTGGTGGGGCTAGCCGATTTTTGGTCGGGCGAGTTCAATCCCAAGCCGGTGTTTACCCTGCTAGATCAAATGACCCCCCGAATCGTATTATCTCACAATCCGGATACTGCCCTGCCCCTGCAAAAGTGGCGAGTCGATTTGCAACTGTCTGGGCACACCCACGGTGGCCAAATTGTCTTACCCAAAATCGGGCCGGTGGCGGCATTTCTCAAACCAATGCGGCGTGCTACCCCCAAACCTCTACGGCGCTGGATTCCTTATCTGTCTGGAAACTGTTACAAAGTGGTTGAGCATTGGGAATGGGCAGCGGGATTTTACCAGTTAGGAAATAACCAGCTTTATGTTAATCGAGGACTGGGATCATATCGCCCTGGACGCCTGTTTTGTCCTCCAGAAGTTACGCTAATTACGCTTGTCAATTCTCCATCTTGTAGTTTAGACGAATTTCAGAAACCCACTCTCTTAGGAAAAGTGCTGTAA